From the genome of Candidatus Dormiibacterota bacterium, one region includes:
- a CDS encoding S8 family serine peptidase yields the protein MIAPSRTKCTLGTLVLGLSLILAGPVLLVWSSRIQPFASAGDNSPDVGLDQVEARKIANLGLPHATLRPEGLSPFGQAFKNGPARVPGDAAGFLRLNLGDLDPKNPAALLSVLPGGLRLAKPEVVDLGAKGNLAPGLNHLMLRQDTIAVKSLDAVLEGIRESARIVGYGPNSTLLVYLEANQIGHLRQNPDVGFFYAVPPGDKISLDTGRRPLIERARATDPNLLLEVALVPGCKFPDVRQAIARVPGVVDVSDYGPAESALLVRADYKCLGRLARIREVLNIQESLEMMDTNAKNAPTLQTGSLQESNGSRPFDDLGVDGGGVDTNGDGQRINNGSDTVPPQLVGVIDNGISADTPSFSQTATQVTDLTHPFGPAHRKVHSIIPVRDNGSDCDSILSGGGSHGNIVASVIAANPSQVGAFLTKIHRKDADTSSARNANLDGVARGARIIVSDIADSGRCTFNSLVERGGNVDPGSLATRLAELICPKTGGTGACAGITGGGADVHLAVTPFGAPDNFSTVQFQRNDGTYPQQSADIDTFLYNNRDFLVFGPAGNSGALIEATRPEFWRPRVIPDFFNGTNTDDCPVPCPSTFIPRPIQIPPPSTAKNIVTVGATRSDEMTLQPFAESDNLANMATFSSRGPATPESLRMAPIIVAPGSDLIPGFEAASMAAFRSRDNDNVGPVDAELDEGNFGTSFAAAAVTGAAALVRDYFAQGLYPSGERLAVNRVPNVSGALVKAALVASARFTTNIRRPGETEKSESDRTLRRTRSFDVGTINGIPIGIMGNSEQGYGRVVLTNVLPLPNWSDSFRLGGVGKTGNRWTAGNTPPGPAHWEHPAQGLLVWDDIATAEPAIDNLRTSQVHTFRVASPVTVGAPGAGLAAGRGQVRVALAWTDPPSAPGSGGSLVNDLDLVLEGPGPDNCLFAGDTRPDGAVCGVGTDADNRFYDGNNYPGTQNPFRDQWSKVRVVGQAEVHDRRNPQEGIHLSFDPNNDTSAADSPIFVGTWRVTVKRGQGGATPGSITITGPNEDANGNRRLDAGEDGNGNGLLDLGGQTYALVVAGPVYLAEAAPSRGPSLFPQSSISLDRVMYACDGAAVAAILDTTGAGAGRSSGSTTFSVRNAAGAIVDTESGIAFASAATPGSSTSSEVPVRLLQSPVPGNGILEADTGMTVVATYAPAGQPAVTASARVECSPDFVPGFFAILGNNVIGPQTSVAGGCDNDEYLDAGEVLTYGIALSNRGRSSMLDSSSDDYPGVVATLTPSGPGAQAIQVLDSPLNLGRVPEGAVQGAYFHVVVNQTAANGLSIANRQVTMTLTLDSLNKGRRIDRQSYAFTNVINADRDTRRYSTDFPAGGRQVRDLNRNLIIDRPDIIDPVRLFVLPDEDVTFSSMFVLGADNPSTLTVAAEMVSNTLGEDLNNNGLLDANERDIIPNGLLDRGILFSVTGPSSGDKVPWNFDSTNGGWVPIRHPQSNAGSISANPMWEWKTNGLCGFQTSGGGLNHYGIWHTGDGDPSTPSGGATACDNYNVPNDPNTENRVELVMDVLHSPIIAKVNQLPDARGFGYGVEFQRLAMNINDEVTGSYYAQLGITIDNNLDEDSTISLLGQELDIYYALQGGWPTSMFAFSWYYGIGPDTIFPYQRTFGPFSDANGGTPFDGGSETGFSGYISVPGRTSPIPTAHPDYLKFPQAASTVPGVCSGGTNPGGLCETSANCTGNGTCTLEGINNPGPVRNFEATLVGYEGGFQVETLLGRAAPETLIGFEAGVNPGPSVGNRWAIALGFSSNESAALLTDYGFGVDDVVFEWDEFHPLDESSFNPAHMPACSRFGTPGNPAGGQCATIAVDRTNLYECEESVQISVVDPKLPGGTPSVQVMIVTESDADLFSTARFTVLKPNAKRYTLPAVSGQPGLFRSNVVFSGTSNTPDNVFVVPGNDRQFIVYYLDPNCDGDHDGQAGESQFDNLDGDGVNTAVDDCPLIYNPLQEDGDGDGIGNLCDNCVNVANPGQEDANADGVGDACELDDVDGDGVDNASDNCPDLYNASQEGHCIGGILGPCLLDTDCGGGTCDLTRGFECFGLDDLDADGIFDISDNCVLTANGDQKDRDGDHLGNACDGDCLGVALVRLCGNAPLISCTSSTDCPAGGICQTAVHHSPSQDCSVVDDDADADGIEDALDDCPDVYNPTIIPGTKRQLDSDRDGLGDACDSAGSLDDDFDGVPDDLVAFSGIVSCQQLPLAKFSILQASYQDIDGDHDAFPDTGETGLVTVRIQNTGQALTGASFTLHSADPNVACITFPRVVVGSVPAAATVEVGSLTPLVAGSSFTFQTSDTMQSTQSSTAHINLCVTANSNEVLGGTACFSLPADLDIPVGGRTFIAGPDGIPGTGDDGTLRETFDSDRDGDGVFSTADTFRLLDAGTGVIGHGSYMHGSATGVGTNVLTGKACGGFTTPAEGNPTCILDPDFPMDWHFHCPPTAMNCPNTESGGFGGTAQTGCVGGCSYDTPADGQKAFSPPNSLHMGAHFDNNSFAVGDTTHLRTLQALVSNPINLALIPRDGNDFKLSFWHIVALATGGTLLDVCLDCAQVQVQTDLDPSPARDDWGSWDTLVPFQNVYENTVPAWSVFGANYCELTPTDTGTAPPAPRGVHETMCFSSKAWSQCGSVAGTTADQTFTCSGGVVEPSGKGVWVQSKFNLDGFLGQRIRIRWIAASWGKDCSSYFECGTSAPGVAGWWLDNIDITGVVTSQVAPVPDLKAAPPTVCPATTADDCNESAAGTDKGTLPQIKTTDLNNNVFGASLVPVAGQSILVSAVDSSLPGGCADGGAQFEFGKNGVVVQEWSGKASFLDTPTEYSPTYSVRVRCSSDTSCTSLTPKTIKLAIYAGANAESDGDIVFGTQANSYDRNAGVLYDRAARTTTLNLVSPAGFGPVDVYKGTITSMGLGNGFVAPGPPSGWQHVATTCFRNNLSVVATNATTGALNQIDDQDPTHGAATFYVANAATAGDVNGALGCVNPGRCIFGSTPSAPCATNANCGAGGTCLNLGQAGVGPLQNNPLTTGFGCPTANASPYRVNSSAAPGSATSCQP from the coding sequence GTGATCGCACCTTCGAGGACAAAGTGCACCCTGGGCACCCTCGTCCTGGGTCTGTCCCTGATCCTGGCCGGACCGGTCCTATTAGTATGGTCCTCAAGGATCCAGCCCTTCGCCTCGGCGGGTGACAACTCGCCCGACGTGGGATTGGATCAGGTCGAGGCCCGCAAGATAGCCAACCTTGGACTGCCGCATGCCACGCTGAGACCCGAGGGGCTCTCCCCCTTCGGACAGGCCTTCAAGAACGGGCCCGCACGTGTTCCGGGTGACGCCGCGGGGTTTTTGCGACTGAACCTCGGCGACCTCGATCCGAAGAATCCCGCGGCTCTTCTGTCCGTCCTGCCGGGCGGCCTCCGGTTGGCGAAACCCGAGGTCGTGGACCTGGGCGCGAAAGGAAACCTGGCGCCCGGCTTGAACCACCTGATGCTGAGGCAGGACACCATCGCAGTCAAGTCGCTGGACGCCGTCCTCGAGGGCATCCGCGAATCGGCGCGCATCGTCGGCTACGGCCCGAACTCCACTCTGTTGGTCTACCTGGAGGCCAACCAGATCGGCCACCTGCGCCAGAACCCGGACGTTGGCTTTTTCTACGCCGTGCCTCCGGGAGACAAGATCTCGCTCGATACCGGTCGACGGCCGCTCATCGAGAGGGCCCGCGCGACCGATCCAAACCTGCTGCTCGAGGTGGCCCTGGTGCCGGGATGCAAGTTTCCCGACGTGCGGCAGGCGATCGCCCGTGTTCCGGGCGTCGTGGATGTCTCCGACTATGGCCCGGCGGAGTCGGCGCTTCTGGTGCGGGCGGACTACAAGTGCCTCGGGAGGCTGGCGCGGATCCGCGAGGTCCTCAACATCCAGGAAAGCCTGGAAATGATGGACACGAACGCCAAAAACGCGCCGACACTCCAGACCGGATCGCTGCAGGAATCGAACGGCTCCCGCCCGTTCGACGATCTCGGCGTGGACGGTGGCGGGGTCGACACGAACGGCGATGGCCAGAGGATTAACAACGGCAGCGATACGGTCCCGCCGCAGCTCGTCGGTGTCATCGACAACGGGATCAGCGCCGACACGCCGAGCTTCTCTCAGACGGCGACGCAGGTTACCGACCTGACGCATCCGTTCGGCCCGGCGCACCGCAAGGTCCACTCGATCATTCCGGTGCGAGACAACGGCAGCGACTGTGACTCGATCTTGAGCGGCGGAGGCAGCCACGGAAACATTGTCGCCAGCGTCATCGCCGCCAACCCGAGCCAGGTCGGGGCGTTCTTGACCAAGATCCATAGAAAGGACGCGGACACGTCCTCTGCGCGCAACGCCAATCTGGACGGCGTGGCGCGCGGGGCGCGCATCATCGTGTCGGACATCGCCGACAGCGGCCGCTGCACTTTCAATTCATTGGTTGAGCGCGGCGGCAACGTCGATCCCGGCAGCCTGGCGACCCGCTTGGCGGAGCTTATCTGCCCCAAGACTGGCGGCACCGGCGCCTGCGCCGGGATCACCGGCGGCGGCGCCGACGTGCACCTGGCTGTGACGCCGTTCGGCGCCCCGGACAACTTCTCGACTGTCCAGTTCCAGCGGAACGACGGCACCTACCCCCAGCAGTCGGCCGACATCGACACCTTCCTGTACAACAACCGCGACTTCCTTGTGTTCGGGCCGGCCGGCAACAGCGGCGCGCTGATCGAGGCAACTCGGCCCGAATTCTGGAGACCCCGGGTCATCCCAGATTTTTTCAATGGCACGAACACGGACGACTGCCCGGTGCCCTGTCCCTCCACTTTCATTCCCAGGCCGATCCAGATCCCGCCCCCCTCGACGGCCAAGAACATCGTCACAGTGGGGGCCACCCGTTCCGACGAGATGACCTTGCAACCCTTCGCCGAATCCGACAACCTGGCGAACATGGCGACCTTCTCGTCCCGCGGTCCCGCCACCCCGGAGTCCCTGAGGATGGCCCCGATCATCGTCGCCCCCGGCAGCGACCTGATCCCGGGGTTCGAGGCCGCCTCGATGGCCGCCTTCAGGAGCCGCGACAACGACAACGTGGGCCCGGTGGACGCCGAGCTCGACGAGGGGAACTTCGGGACCTCTTTCGCCGCCGCCGCGGTCACCGGCGCCGCGGCCCTCGTCCGCGACTACTTCGCACAGGGCCTGTACCCCAGCGGCGAGCGCCTCGCCGTCAACCGTGTCCCGAACGTCTCGGGGGCACTGGTGAAGGCCGCCCTCGTGGCCTCGGCGAGGTTCACGACGAACATCCGCAGGCCGGGCGAGACCGAGAAATCCGAGTCGGACAGGACTCTGCGCCGGACGCGCTCCTTCGACGTCGGTACCATCAATGGCATCCCGATCGGAATCATGGGGAACAGCGAGCAGGGGTACGGCCGCGTGGTCCTGACGAACGTCCTGCCCCTGCCGAACTGGTCGGACAGCTTCCGTCTCGGCGGTGTCGGCAAGACCGGCAACCGCTGGACGGCCGGCAACACCCCGCCGGGGCCGGCGCACTGGGAACACCCGGCGCAGGGTCTTCTGGTCTGGGACGACATCGCTACGGCCGAGCCTGCCATCGACAACCTGCGTACATCCCAGGTGCACACTTTCCGGGTGGCCAGCCCGGTGACGGTCGGCGCGCCCGGCGCGGGCCTGGCCGCAGGCCGGGGGCAGGTGCGCGTCGCTCTCGCCTGGACCGATCCCCCCTCCGCCCCCGGCTCGGGCGGATCTCTGGTGAACGACCTCGATCTCGTCCTCGAGGGACCGGGCCCGGACAACTGTCTGTTCGCCGGTGACACCCGCCCGGACGGTGCCGTCTGTGGCGTCGGCACGGATGCCGATAACCGCTTCTATGACGGGAACAATTATCCCGGCACGCAGAACCCCTTCCGCGACCAATGGTCCAAGGTGAGGGTGGTCGGACAGGCTGAAGTCCACGACAGGCGGAATCCACAGGAGGGGATCCACCTGAGTTTCGACCCGAACAATGACACCAGCGCAGCCGACTCTCCAATTTTCGTGGGCACCTGGCGCGTCACCGTCAAAAGGGGACAGGGCGGAGCGACCCCGGGCTCGATCACGATCACCGGACCGAACGAGGATGCCAACGGCAACCGCCGCCTGGACGCAGGCGAAGACGGCAACGGGAACGGTCTCCTGGACCTGGGCGGGCAGACTTATGCCCTCGTGGTTGCCGGGCCGGTGTATTTGGCCGAAGCCGCTCCGTCACGGGGCCCGTCGCTGTTCCCGCAGAGCTCTATTTCGCTGGATAGGGTCATGTACGCGTGTGATGGCGCCGCGGTTGCGGCCATCCTCGACACGACCGGAGCCGGCGCCGGCCGATCAAGCGGCTCCACCACCTTCTCCGTGCGGAACGCCGCCGGCGCTATCGTGGACACCGAGAGCGGCATCGCCTTCGCCTCCGCCGCGACCCCGGGATCGAGCACATCGTCGGAGGTGCCGGTGCGCCTGCTCCAGTCCCCCGTCCCGGGCAATGGCATCCTCGAGGCCGACACCGGAATGACGGTCGTCGCCACCTACGCTCCGGCCGGTCAGCCGGCAGTCACGGCCTCGGCCCGAGTCGAATGCTCACCCGATTTCGTGCCCGGCTTCTTCGCCATTCTGGGGAACAACGTCATCGGTCCGCAGACTTCCGTCGCCGGCGGCTGCGACAACGACGAGTACCTCGACGCCGGTGAAGTCCTGACCTACGGAATCGCTTTGAGCAACCGTGGGCGGAGCAGCATGCTCGACTCCTCGTCGGATGACTACCCCGGCGTCGTCGCCACGCTGACACCCTCCGGGCCTGGTGCACAGGCTATCCAGGTCCTCGACTCACCTCTGAACCTCGGTCGTGTGCCGGAGGGCGCCGTGCAGGGAGCCTACTTCCATGTCGTCGTCAACCAGACGGCCGCCAACGGGCTAAGCATTGCCAATCGCCAGGTCACCATGACGCTGACGCTGGATTCCCTGAACAAGGGGCGGCGGATCGACCGGCAGTCCTACGCGTTCACGAACGTCATAAACGCTGACCGCGACACGCGGCGCTACTCCACCGATTTTCCGGCCGGCGGCCGCCAGGTGCGCGACCTGAACCGCAACCTGATCATCGATCGTCCCGACATCATCGACCCGGTCAGGCTTTTTGTCCTGCCGGACGAGGACGTCACGTTCTCGAGCATGTTCGTGCTCGGCGCGGACAACCCCTCCACACTGACGGTCGCGGCGGAGATGGTCAGCAACACTCTCGGCGAGGATCTGAACAACAACGGCCTCCTGGACGCGAACGAGCGGGACATCATCCCCAACGGCCTCCTGGACCGCGGCATCCTGTTCTCGGTGACAGGGCCGTCGAGCGGCGACAAGGTTCCCTGGAACTTCGACAGCACCAACGGCGGCTGGGTGCCGATCAGACACCCACAGAGCAATGCGGGGTCAATCTCCGCCAACCCGATGTGGGAGTGGAAGACGAACGGCCTGTGCGGCTTCCAAACTTCGGGGGGTGGGCTGAATCATTACGGCATCTGGCACACGGGCGACGGCGACCCGAGCACGCCCTCCGGCGGCGCCACCGCCTGTGACAACTACAACGTTCCGAACGACCCGAACACCGAGAATCGTGTCGAGCTGGTCATGGACGTGCTGCACTCCCCAATCATCGCGAAGGTCAACCAACTCCCGGACGCACGCGGCTTCGGATACGGCGTCGAGTTTCAGCGCCTGGCCATGAACATCAACGATGAGGTGACGGGTAGCTATTATGCCCAGTTAGGCATCACCATCGACAACAACCTGGATGAGGACAGCACCATCAGCCTCCTGGGCCAGGAGCTGGACATTTATTACGCACTCCAAGGCGGCTGGCCAACCAGCATGTTCGCCTTCTCGTGGTACTACGGGATTGGCCCGGACACTATCTTCCCGTACCAGAGGACGTTCGGCCCGTTCAGCGACGCCAACGGCGGCACGCCCTTCGACGGCGGCAGCGAGACCGGATTCTCCGGCTACATTTCTGTCCCGGGCCGCACCTCTCCCATCCCGACGGCGCACCCGGACTACCTGAAGTTCCCGCAGGCGGCCTCTACCGTTCCGGGCGTCTGCAGCGGCGGCACGAACCCCGGAGGTCTGTGCGAGACGAGCGCGAACTGCACCGGCAACGGTACCTGTACGCTGGAAGGAATCAATAACCCCGGGCCGGTGCGGAATTTCGAGGCGACTTTGGTCGGTTACGAAGGAGGGTTTCAGGTCGAGACCCTGCTCGGCAGAGCGGCCCCCGAGACCCTGATCGGTTTCGAAGCGGGCGTCAATCCCGGCCCGAGCGTGGGCAACCGCTGGGCGATCGCCTTGGGATTCTCCAGCAACGAGTCGGCGGCTCTCCTCACCGACTACGGATTCGGTGTGGACGACGTGGTTTTCGAGTGGGATGAGTTCCACCCCCTGGACGAGTCCTCCTTCAACCCGGCGCACATGCCTGCCTGCAGCCGGTTCGGCACGCCGGGGAATCCCGCGGGCGGACAGTGCGCCACGATCGCCGTGGATCGCACGAACCTGTACGAGTGCGAAGAGTCGGTCCAGATCAGCGTGGTGGATCCGAAGCTGCCCGGGGGCACGCCGAGCGTCCAGGTGATGATCGTAACCGAGAGCGACGCCGATCTGTTCTCCACCGCGCGATTCACCGTCCTCAAGCCGAACGCCAAGCGCTACACCCTGCCTGCCGTGTCTGGACAACCGGGGCTGTTCCGGAGCAACGTAGTCTTCTCGGGCACCTCGAACACGCCCGACAATGTCTTCGTCGTTCCGGGCAACGACAGACAGTTCATCGTCTACTACCTCGACCCGAACTGCGACGGCGATCATGACGGTCAGGCGGGCGAGTCCCAGTTCGACAACCTCGACGGTGATGGGGTCAACACTGCGGTCGACGACTGTCCCCTCATCTACAACCCGCTGCAGGAGGACGGGGATGGCGACGGCATCGGCAATCTATGCGACAACTGTGTGAACGTCGCCAACCCCGGCCAGGAAGACGCCAACGCGGACGGTGTCGGCGATGCCTGCGAGCTCGACGACGTGGATGGCGACGGCGTGGACAACGCCTCCGACAACTGCCCCGACCTGTATAACGCCAGCCAGGAGGGCCACTGCATCGGTGGGATACTCGGCCCCTGTCTCCTCGACACCGATTGCGGCGGCGGCACCTGCGACCTGACCCGGGGCTTCGAGTGCTTCGGCCTGGACGACCTGGACGCCGACGGAATTTTCGACATCAGCGACAACTGCGTGCTGACGGCCAACGGCGACCAGAAGGACCGGGACGGTGACCACCTGGGCAATGCCTGCGACGGAGACTGTCTGGGGGTCGCCCTCGTCCGCCTGTGCGGCAACGCGCCTCTGATCTCCTGTACCAGCAGCACCGACTGCCCGGCGGGCGGAATCTGCCAGACGGCGGTGCACCACAGCCCGTCGCAGGACTGCTCGGTGGTTGACGACGACGCCGACGCCGACGGGATAGAGGATGCCCTCGACGACTGCCCCGACGTCTACAACCCGACGATCATTCCGGGCACGAAGCGGCAGCTCGACAGCGACCGCGACGGTCTGGGCGACGCCTGCGACTCGGCCGGCTCGTTGGACGACGATTTCGACGGCGTGCCGGATGATCTCGTTGCCTTTTCGGGCATCGTCTCCTGCCAGCAGCTTCCGCTCGCGAAATTTTCCATCCTGCAGGCCAGTTACCAGGACATCGATGGTGATCACGACGCCTTCCCTGACACCGGAGAGACTGGGCTGGTGACGGTCCGCATCCAGAACACCGGTCAGGCCCTGACTGGAGCAAGCTTCACACTGCATTCGGCGGACCCTAACGTGGCCTGCATCACCTTCCCGAGGGTCGTGGTCGGGTCGGTGCCCGCAGCGGCGACCGTGGAGGTGGGAAGCCTGACGCCGCTCGTGGCCGGATCGAGCTTCACATTCCAAACGAGCGACACCATGCAGAGCACGCAGTCGAGCACGGCCCATATCAACCTCTGCGTCACGGCGAACTCCAACGAGGTCCTGGGAGGTACCGCCTGTTTCAGTCTCCCTGCCGACCTGGACATTCCGGTCGGAGGGCGGACCTTCATAGCCGGCCCGGACGGCATCCCTGGAACTGGCGACGACGGCACGCTGCGCGAGACTTTCGATTCGGACCGCGACGGCGACGGCGTGTTCTCGACCGCTGACACGTTTCGTCTCTTGGATGCCGGCACCGGCGTGATCGGCCACGGCTCCTATATGCATGGCAGCGCGACCGGCGTCGGCACAAACGTCCTGACCGGCAAGGCCTGCGGCGGATTCACCACGCCGGCCGAAGGGAATCCGACCTGCATCCTCGATCCGGACTTCCCGATGGACTGGCATTTCCACTGCCCGCCGACGGCCATGAACTGCCCGAACACGGAAAGTGGAGGCTTCGGAGGCACCGCCCAGACGGGATGCGTCGGCGGCTGCTCGTACGACACCCCGGCCGACGGACAGAAGGCGTTCTCGCCTCCCAACTCGTTGCACATGGGGGCGCACTTCGACAACAACTCGTTCGCCGTCGGCGATACGACGCACTTGCGCACCTTGCAGGCGCTCGTCTCGAATCCGATCAACCTGGCCCTGATCCCGCGTGACGGGAACGACTTCAAGCTGTCCTTTTGGCACATCGTCGCCCTGGCGACCGGCGGAACATTGCTGGACGTGTGCCTCGACTGCGCCCAGGTCCAGGTGCAGACCGACCTCGACCCCAGTCCAGCCAGGGACGACTGGGGCTCCTGGGACACGCTCGTGCCGTTCCAGAACGTCTACGAAAACACCGTCCCGGCCTGGAGCGTGTTCGGCGCCAACTACTGTGAGTTGACTCCGACCGACACGGGCACAGCGCCACCCGCCCCGCGCGGGGTGCACGAGACGATGTGCTTCAGCTCGAAAGCCTGGTCGCAGTGCGGAAGCGTCGCCGGCACAACAGCGGACCAGACCTTCACGTGCTCAGGCGGCGTCGTCGAGCCCTCGGGGAAGGGCGTCTGGGTCCAATCGAAGTTCAACCTGGACGGCTTCCTCGGTCAGAGGATACGAATCCGCTGGATTGCCGCCAGCTGGGGGAAAGACTGCTCCTCGTACTTTGAATGCGGAACCAGCGCCCCTGGCGTCGCTGGCTGGTGGCTCGACAACATCGACATCACCGGCGTCGTCACGTCGCAAGTGGCGCCAGTTCCAGATCTGAAGGCTGCGCCACCAACAGTCTGCCCAGCCACCACGGCCGATGACTGCAACGAGAGCGCCGCCGGCACTGACAAAGGCACTTTGCCGCAGATCAAGACGACCGATCTCAACAACAACGTGTTCGGAGCGAGCCTGGTGCCGGTTGCAGGCCAGTCGATCCTCGTCTCGGCAGTCGACTCGAGCCTGCCGGGTGGCTGCGCCGACGGCGGGGCGCAATTCGAGTTCGGCAAGAACGGTGTCGTGGTGCAGGAATGGAGCGGCAAGGCGTCCTTCCTGGACACTCCGACGGAGTACAGCCCCACGTACTCGGTCAGGGTCCGCTGCAGCTCGGACACCAGCTGCACCAGTCTCACCCCAAAAACGATCAAGCTGGCGATCTACGCCGGAGCCAACGCCGAATCGGACGGTGACATTGTCTTCGGGACGCAAGCGAACTCCTACGACCGCAACGCGGGCGTCCTGTATGACAGGGCGGCCCGGACGACAACTCTGAATCTGGTGTCTCCGGCCGGGTTCGGTCCGGTGGATGTCTACAAGGGGACCATCACGTCGATGGGTCTCGGCAACGGATTCGTGGCGCCCGGCCCCCCTTCGGGCTGGCAGCACGTTGCCACCACCTGCTTCCGCAACAACCTGTCCGTGGTCGCCACGAACGCCACGACCGGCGCTCTCAACCAGATCGACGACCAGGACCCGACCCACGGTGCCGCGACGTTCTACGTGGCGAACGCGGCGACGGCAGGTGATGTCAACGGGGCCCTTGGGTGCGTCAACCCCGGCAGGTGCATTTTCGGTTCGACGCCGAGCGCGCCATGCGCCACGAACGCCAATTGCGGCGCAGGCGGTACCTGCCTGAACCTCGGTCAAGCTGGGGTTGGACCGCTTCAGAACAACCCGCTCACCACGGGCTTCGGTTGCCCGACCGCCAACGCTTCACCATACAGGGTGAACAGCTCGGCGGCGCCAGGATCGGCGACCTCCTGCCAGCCTTGA
- a CDS encoding cation:proton antiporter gives MSPAVDLIGLLVVLLAIACTVLFLLTRLRLPPVVGYLVSGVVFGPYGLGLISGSDPVRHLAEIGVLLLMFTLGLEFDTTSFRRFRDVVLGGGSLSILLTLVTAMVAGAFLGWPLRTAFFLGCIMALSSTAVVLKSLMQHGLLDTLPGRLTVGILILQDLSVVPMMILLPIGGGSAAGVALALAGAVGRAALLLGLTFLLMQYIMPRLLQVIASARSPELLLLSTLTTCFGMAWLSHLMGVSYALGAFLAGLILGGSEYAQQMTADLAPFREVLSGIFFVAMGMLLNPAFAFENWVPVTVVLAIILVGKTAITTAAVAGFGYPLPVALQVGINLAQIGEFSFLIALLGLQNGLITQDFYQVAIAASVVSMIVAPVATRLSSSIASAAARATDGLVLPWARVTRAVEPEPEPIAPDEGHIVILGYGTVGRTLGEVLVTHKIPFVALEIDPILVGQARRAGHPVRYGDAGSEEMLRRAGLPRARTLVVTLPDHILERAVIRTARRLNPDIHILARGRRGAEDEELYRDGADEVVHEAFEVGIEFLARILRRLNIPKQAIERQLGRLRGGRYEIFRREDFTPMPLGDVRRSFDALRVEFLEIPPGSPLVGKSLRDAGVREATGALILAVVREGRVIASPEAWFVLQEKDTILVSGAGEQVAEVESLVSPDPRGAGAPTTGA, from the coding sequence ATGAGCCCCGCGGTCGACCTGATCGGCCTGCTGGTCGTCCTTCTGGCGATCGCCTGCACCGTCCTCTTCCTGCTGACCCGCCTGCGCCTGCCACCGGTCGTCGGGTACCTCGTTTCGGGTGTCGTGTTCGGTCCGTACGGCCTCGGTCTCATCTCCGGGAGCGACCCGGTGCGCCACCTGGCGGAGATCGGCGTCCTGCTCCTCATGTTCACCCTAGGGCTGGAGTTCGACACGACGTCGTTCCGGCGCTTCCGGGACGTCGTGCTGGGCGGGGGGAGCCTGTCGATTCTCCTGACGCTGGTGACGGCCATGGTGGCGGGGGCGTTCCTGGGCTGGCCGCTGCGGACCGCCTTCTTCCTGGGCTGCATCATGGCGCTCAGCAGCACGGCCGTGGTGCTCAAGAGCCTGATGCAGCACGGGCTGCTGGACACGCTCCCGGGGCGGCTGACGGTCGGCATCCTGATCCTGCAGGACCTGAGCGTCGTGCCGATGATGATCCTCCTGCCGATCGGCGGCGGCTCGGCGGCCGGCGTGGCCCTCGCGCTCGCCGGCGCCGTGGGGCGCGCCGCCCTGCTGCTCGGATTGACGTTCCTCCTGATGCAGTACATCATGCCCCGCCTGCTTCAAGTGATCGCCTCCGCGCGCAGCCCCGAGCTCCTGCTCCTGTCGACGCTGACGACCTGTTTCGGGATGGCATGGCTCAGCCACCTGATGGGGGTGTCGTACGCCCTCGGCGCGTTCCTGGCCGGTCTCATCCTGGGCGGCAGCGAGTACGCGCAGCAGATGACCGCCGACCTCGCGCCGTTCCGCGAGGTGCTGTCGGGGATCTTCTTCGTCGCCATGGGGATGCTGCTCAACCCCGCCTTCGCCTTCGAAAACTGGGTCCCGGTCACGGTGGTGCTGGCGATCATCCTGGTGGGCAAGACGGCGATCACGACGGCGGCGGTAGCCGGCTTCGGCTACCCGCTGCCGGTGGCGTTGCAGGTCGGGATCAACCTGGCGCAGATCGGGGAGTTCTCCTTCCTGATAGCGCTGCTCGGCCTGCAGAACGGTCTGATCACCCAGGACTTCTACCAGGTCGCCATCGCCGCCTCGGTCGTCTCGATGATCGTGGCGCCGGTCGCGACGCGGCTGTCCTCGTCGATCGCCTCCGCCGCGGCGCGCGCCACTGATGGTCTCGTGCTGCCGTGGGCCCGCGTGACACGCGCCGTCGAGCCGGAGCCCGAGCCGATCGCCCCGGATGAAGGGCACATCGTCATCCTCGGTTACGGCACGGTGGGGCGGACTCTCGGGGAGGTCCTGGTGACCCACAAGATTCCGTTCGTCGCGCTCGAGATCGACCCGATCCTGGTGGGCCAGGCGCGGCGCGCCGGCCACCCGGTGCGCTACGGCGACGCGGGCAGCGAGGAGATGCTGCGCCGCGCCGGCCTCCCCCGCGCCCGCACGCTGGTCGTCACCCTCCCCGACCACATCCTCGAGCGCGCTGTCATCCGGACGGCCCGCCGTCTCAACCCCGACATCCACATCCTGGCGCGCGGCCGCCGCGGCGCCGAGGACGAGGAGCTGTACCGCGACGGGGCCGACGAGGTCGTGCACGAGGCGTTCGAGGTCGGAATCGAGTTCCTGGCCCGCATCCTGCGCCGTCTGAATATTCCGAAGCAGGCGATCGAGCGCCAGCTCGGCCGCCTGCGCGGCGGGCGCTACGAGATCTTCCGGCGGGAGGACTTCACGCCGATGCCGCTGGGAGACGTGCGCAGGAGCTTCGACGCGCTGCGCGTCGAGTTCCTGGAGATCCCGCCCGGCTCGCCGCTCGTCGGCAAGAGCCTGCGCGACGCCGGCGTCCGCGAGGCCACCGGGGCGCTCATCCTGGCGGTCGTCCGCGAGGGGCGTGTCATCGCCTCGCCCGAGGCCTGGTTCGTCCTGCAGGAGAAGGACACTATCCTGGTCTCCGGAGCGGGCGAGCAGGTGGCGGAGGTCGAAAGCCTGGTCAGTCCAGACCCGCGTGGAGCGGGAGCGCCCACCACTGGCGCGTAG